One genomic segment of Nitrospira sp. SG-bin1 includes these proteins:
- a CDS encoding FAD-dependent oxidoreductase, which yields MQICDFLVIGGGVIGLSIARELRRRRTDARVLLIEKEPLCGAHASGRNSGVLHAGFYYSPDSLKAKFTRLGNERLTAYCEEKRIPLNKCGKLVVAKDAADLPSLDELFRRGQLNGIELQPLTDVEAKSIEPRVKTYQRALFSPRTSTVNPLHVVNAMQQDALLEGIQIQCGTAYRGRDHGNVLTNRGGITAGYVVNAAGLYADKIALDYGFSEKYRILPFKGLYLYSDEPSGAIRTNIYPVPDLRNPFLGVHFTITADGKAKIGPTAIPALWRENYDGLGNFNFGELVEVASRGLGLLTGAGFDFRRLAVEEVAKYSRSKMVALASILAEGVVERNYQKWGRPGIRAQLLDIRKRKLEMDFVLEGDNRSMHVLNAVSPAFTCSLPFASYVCDHIDKAIA from the coding sequence ATGCAGATCTGTGATTTCCTTGTCATTGGAGGCGGAGTTATCGGCCTCAGCATCGCCCGTGAACTCCGCCGACGTCGGACGGACGCCCGGGTGTTGCTGATCGAAAAGGAACCGCTCTGTGGCGCCCATGCCAGCGGACGGAATAGCGGCGTTCTCCATGCGGGTTTTTATTACTCTCCCGACAGCCTCAAAGCGAAATTTACCAGGCTCGGAAATGAACGACTCACGGCCTATTGTGAGGAGAAACGAATTCCCCTCAATAAATGCGGGAAGCTGGTCGTAGCCAAAGACGCGGCGGATTTGCCGTCGCTCGATGAATTATTTCGTCGGGGGCAACTCAACGGCATTGAGCTCCAACCTCTTACGGATGTAGAAGCCAAGTCCATAGAACCACGCGTGAAAACCTATCAACGGGCGCTCTTTTCCCCGCGTACCTCCACGGTGAACCCGCTTCACGTCGTCAACGCCATGCAACAAGACGCTCTCCTTGAGGGTATACAGATTCAATGCGGCACGGCCTATCGGGGGCGAGACCACGGGAACGTTCTGACGAACCGAGGCGGCATTACAGCCGGATACGTCGTCAACGCCGCCGGGCTCTATGCCGACAAGATTGCATTGGACTACGGCTTTTCGGAAAAGTACCGCATCCTGCCGTTTAAGGGCCTCTACCTCTATTCCGACGAACCATCCGGCGCGATCCGTACCAATATCTACCCTGTTCCGGATCTCAGGAACCCGTTCCTGGGTGTGCACTTTACGATCACGGCCGATGGAAAAGCGAAAATCGGTCCAACCGCCATTCCGGCTTTGTGGCGTGAGAATTATGACGGGCTCGGCAACTTCAACTTTGGTGAACTTGTCGAAGTCGCGAGCCGAGGACTCGGATTGCTCACCGGGGCGGGATTCGATTTTCGACGCTTGGCGGTGGAGGAGGTTGCAAAATACTCTCGGAGCAAAATGGTGGCGCTGGCCTCGATCCTCGCCGAAGGCGTGGTCGAGCGCAACTATCAAAAATGGGGGCGTCCCGGAATCAGGGCCCAACTGCTCGACATCAGGAAAAGAAAACTCGAAATGGATTTCGTCCTGGAGGGAGACAACCGGTCCATGCACGTGCTCAATGCCGTTTCTCCGGCCTTTACCTGCTCACTCCCGTTTGCAAGCTATGTCTGCGATCACATCGACAAAGCGATCGCCTGA
- a CDS encoding transcription elongation factor GreA, whose amino-acid sequence MPTPITKKGYDALKAELDRLRKVERPKVIEAIAEARAHGDLSENAEYDAAKERQGFIESRISELETKLADARVVEIAGRNSETVVFGATVLIIEQESQAKKRYTLVGQDEADMKFNKISVQSPVGRALIGKRVGDFVEVQTPVKTVEYEVVEITFEEC is encoded by the coding sequence ATGCCGACGCCAATCACCAAGAAAGGCTATGATGCGTTAAAGGCCGAATTGGATCGTTTGCGCAAAGTTGAGCGGCCGAAAGTGATCGAAGCGATCGCGGAAGCCCGAGCGCATGGCGATCTGAGTGAAAACGCCGAATACGACGCCGCCAAGGAGCGTCAAGGGTTCATCGAGTCGCGGATCTCCGAACTGGAGACCAAGCTTGCCGATGCTCGCGTGGTGGAAATTGCGGGACGTAACAGCGAGACAGTCGTCTTTGGCGCCACCGTATTGATCATCGAGCAGGAATCTCAAGCCAAGAAGCGATACACCTTGGTCGGGCAGGACGAGGCCGACATGAAATTCAACAAGATTTCCGTCCAGTCCCCCGTCGGTCGCGCGCTCATCGGGAAACGGGTCGGGGATTTTGTGGAAGTGCAGACTCCTGTCAAGACGGTTGAATACGAAGTCGTGGAGATCACCTTCGAGGAATGCTGA
- a CDS encoding signal peptidase, with protein MRNRFLMGVIGLALSGCTFNFPLFPSPGPLQEAQVDGTGKAKVLLIEISGMISSQEKEGFRPTPSMIASVKEQLTRATKDENIKAVVLRINTPGGTVTASDIIYHELKTFKARRKIPIIASIMDLGTSGGYYIAAAADTVVAHPSSVTGSIGVIMLTVNAKGLLEKIGVEATAVTSGPRKDMGSPFRTMTTEERAIFQGLIDSFYQRFLHIVQEGRSNLQMEQIKRLADGRIYTGEQAKAAGLVDEIGYLEDAVELAKKQAGLTEARVVTYQRPGEYSNNVYSKFLAPNGLAGLADLDLMTLVRGGAPQFMYLWMP; from the coding sequence ATGCGTAATCGCTTCCTCATGGGCGTGATTGGACTAGCACTGTCCGGCTGTACGTTCAATTTCCCGCTGTTTCCAAGCCCGGGGCCTTTACAAGAGGCTCAGGTCGACGGGACCGGTAAAGCGAAAGTCCTCTTAATCGAAATTTCCGGGATGATCAGTTCTCAGGAAAAAGAGGGATTCCGACCTACGCCGAGCATGATTGCCAGTGTGAAAGAACAGCTGACCAGGGCCACGAAGGATGAGAACATCAAAGCGGTCGTGCTTCGCATCAATACACCGGGGGGAACCGTTACGGCGTCGGACATCATTTATCACGAACTGAAAACGTTCAAAGCCCGTCGCAAGATTCCCATCATTGCCTCCATCATGGATTTGGGCACATCAGGGGGATACTATATTGCCGCCGCCGCAGATACGGTCGTGGCGCACCCGTCGTCCGTCACCGGAAGCATCGGGGTGATCATGCTCACGGTCAATGCCAAAGGGTTGTTGGAGAAAATTGGAGTCGAGGCCACGGCAGTGACGTCGGGACCGCGCAAAGATATGGGTTCGCCGTTTCGGACCATGACCACCGAAGAGCGGGCCATCTTTCAAGGACTGATTGATTCGTTCTATCAGCGCTTCTTGCATATCGTGCAAGAAGGCCGTTCCAATCTGCAGATGGAGCAGATTAAACGGTTGGCCGATGGACGAATCTATACGGGTGAACAGGCCAAAGCGGCCGGTTTGGTGGATGAGATCGGTTATCTTGAAGACGCGGTCGAATTGGCCAAGAAGCAGGCCGGCCTGACGGAAGCCCGAGTCGTGACGTACCAACGTCCAGGTGAATACTCCAACAATGTGTATTCGAAGTTTTTGGCACCGAATGGACTGGCCGGTCTTGCCGATCTCGACCTTATGACACTGGTTCGGGGGGGGGCACCCCAGTTCATGTATTTGTGGATGCCATAG
- a CDS encoding peptidase M48: MPVDLKPNLLFSKPVERRAVLVHGVRGMLGLTCLLGLGTAGGMMATLEGCVRAPGTARDQFIYISEEKEIAMGIGAYRELLRKAPVSDDPELNEMVNRVGKRIAAVANKPEYEWEFAIIRDDRTINAFALPGGKVAVFTGILKVTQNEDGLATVIGHEVAHALQRHGAERYSRSILEMIGQVGALAAGAAVGRPDAAMAAMSAYGVGVSLPFGRKQESEADYIGLKLMAQAGYDPREAVPFWERMSGCPRQMIDKVCFRSKQTIPEFLSTHPSDVSRINQIEAWLPEAMKYYHAVQEDDQPMPAPYHPPIGPTLPSS, translated from the coding sequence ATGCCCGTAGATCTGAAGCCCAATCTACTGTTTTCAAAACCCGTCGAGCGTCGCGCCGTGCTTGTGCACGGAGTCCGAGGGATGCTGGGATTGACCTGCCTGCTCGGTCTTGGAACGGCAGGCGGAATGATGGCGACTCTGGAGGGATGTGTTCGTGCGCCGGGAACCGCGCGAGATCAATTCATCTACATCTCTGAAGAGAAAGAAATCGCGATGGGCATCGGCGCCTATCGCGAATTGTTGCGCAAGGCTCCGGTCAGCGACGATCCCGAGCTCAATGAAATGGTCAACCGGGTCGGGAAGCGAATCGCGGCGGTGGCCAACAAGCCGGAGTATGAGTGGGAGTTCGCCATTATCAGGGATGACCGCACGATCAACGCCTTCGCGCTTCCCGGCGGCAAAGTGGCCGTCTTTACGGGAATATTGAAAGTGACCCAGAACGAAGACGGTTTGGCGACCGTGATCGGGCATGAGGTGGCGCATGCGCTTCAACGCCATGGGGCGGAGCGGTACAGCCGCAGCATTCTTGAAATGATCGGTCAAGTCGGTGCGCTGGCCGCGGGGGCTGCCGTGGGCCGCCCGGATGCCGCGATGGCGGCGATGAGCGCCTACGGAGTCGGAGTCTCGCTGCCGTTCGGGAGAAAGCAGGAATCCGAGGCCGACTATATCGGACTTAAATTGATGGCGCAGGCCGGCTATGATCCTCGAGAGGCCGTGCCTTTTTGGGAGCGGATGAGCGGGTGTCCCAGACAGATGATCGACAAGGTTTGTTTCCGGTCGAAACAGACTATTCCGGAGTTTTTGTCGACCCACCCTTCCGACGTGTCCCGGATTAATCAAATTGAAGCTTGGCTGCCGGAGGCCATGAAGTACTACCATGCCGTGCAGGAGGATGATCAGCCAATGCCGGCTCCTTATCATCCACCGATCGGTCCCACACTTCCATCCAGCTGA
- a CDS encoding carbamoyl phosphate synthase small subunit, with the protein MKRAVLALADGTVFEGRALGYEGETVGEVVFNTAMTGYQEILTDPSYKGQIITMTCPHIGNYGVTPQDVESRRAWAEGFVVLEASRLVSNWRSTQTLQESLTEAKVVAIEGVDTRALTRHLRERGSQQGIITHLDLDPDRAVGRARQAPGILGRDLAVEVSCGRPYEWTTGTGDWAPAPAGGRKYGRSKSWRVVAYDFGIKHNILRRLVDVGCHVTVVPAATSADEVAALNPDGIFLSNGPGDPEGLPYAATTMEKLIGRYPIFGICLGHQILCLAFGLKTYKLKFGHHGANHPVMDLRTRTVEITSQNHNFAVQGPAPLLGVPKLPPVVDTRYGKLSLTHVSLNDYSIEGMVCLDHPVFSVQYHPEAAPGPHDAAYLFDEFVRLMETHHA; encoded by the coding sequence GGCTATGAGGGAGAAACGGTCGGCGAAGTCGTCTTCAATACGGCCATGACCGGGTATCAGGAGATACTGACGGATCCATCCTATAAGGGACAGATCATCACCATGACCTGTCCACATATCGGCAACTATGGGGTCACGCCCCAAGATGTGGAGTCACGTCGAGCGTGGGCGGAAGGATTCGTGGTCCTGGAGGCCAGCCGTCTTGTCAGCAACTGGCGAAGCACGCAGACTCTTCAAGAATCCTTGACGGAGGCGAAGGTCGTTGCGATCGAAGGAGTCGATACGAGAGCCTTGACGAGGCACTTGCGTGAGCGGGGGTCACAGCAGGGGATCATTACTCACCTGGACCTTGATCCGGATCGGGCGGTAGGACGAGCGCGGCAAGCTCCCGGCATTCTCGGCCGAGATTTGGCGGTGGAGGTCAGTTGTGGGCGTCCCTATGAGTGGACGACGGGGACTGGCGATTGGGCGCCAGCACCGGCAGGCGGTAGGAAATATGGAAGATCCAAGTCTTGGCGGGTGGTGGCTTATGATTTTGGCATCAAACACAATATTCTAAGGCGCCTGGTAGATGTCGGCTGTCACGTCACGGTGGTGCCTGCAGCGACGTCCGCCGATGAGGTGGCGGCACTCAACCCGGATGGTATTTTCCTCTCGAACGGGCCGGGAGATCCGGAGGGCCTTCCCTATGCCGCAACAACCATGGAGAAACTGATTGGGCGCTATCCGATTTTTGGCATTTGTTTAGGGCACCAAATTCTCTGCTTGGCCTTCGGCCTCAAGACGTACAAGCTGAAGTTCGGCCACCATGGAGCGAACCATCCCGTCATGGATCTTCGAACGAGAACAGTCGAGATCACTTCGCAGAACCACAACTTCGCGGTGCAAGGCCCGGCGCCTCTCCTTGGCGTGCCGAAGCTCCCGCCCGTGGTCGACACTCGCTATGGGAAATTGTCGCTGACACATGTCAGTCTGAACGACTACTCGATCGAGGGAATGGTCTGTCTGGACCATCCGGTTTTCTCGGTCCAATACCACCCGGAGGCCGCCCCTGGGCCTCATGATGCCGCCTACTTGTTCGACGAGTTCGTGCGTCTTATGGAGACCCATCATGCGTAA
- the carB gene encoding carbamoyl phosphate synthase large subunit (four CarB-CarA dimers form the carbamoyl phosphate synthetase holoenzyme that catalyzes the production of carbamoyl phosphate; CarB is responsible for the amidotransferase activity), which produces MPKRTDIQSILMIGSGPIVIGQACEFDYSGTQACKALKAEGYKVILINSNPATIMTDPEMADRTYVEPITLDVVEKVIDRERPDALLPTMGGQTALNTTMGLVKRGVLEKYGVALIGASAEAIHKAEDREAFKQAMHRIGLRVPKSGTARARQEALTILDTVGFPAIIRPSFTMGGTGGNIAYNREEFERLIDWALVMSPVSQALIEESVIGWKEYELEVMRDLKDNVVIVCPIENFDPMGVHTGDSITVAPAMTLTDKEYQRMRDAALRIIREIGVDTGGSNIQFGVNPTDGEMVVIEMNPRVSRSSALASKATGFPIAKIAAKLAVGYTLDEITNDITGVTKASFEPTIDYVVVKIPRFAFQKFKGADPTLTTQMKSVGEVMAIGRTFKESLQKAIRSLELDLNGLASRFGLDRGVPAGLNRPEAIEKLSRALRTPLPERLWYVADAMRVGFTDEELFATTKIDPWFLDQVRQLVDFERKLVGRAADPESVLAGELLWEAKELGFSDDRIAQLLGCEVAAVRRARTQPGVRGVTYKRVDTCAAEFEAKTPYLYSTYGRECEAQPSDRQKVVILGGGPNRIGQGIEFDYCCVHAAMALREEAVDTIMVNCNPETVSTDYDTSDRLYFEPLTHEDVLNIVHREQPVGVVLQFGGQTPLKLALPLAKAGVKILGTSPDAIDLAEDRERFRDLLNRLGLRQADSGTARSVEEAVKIAGQISYPVMVRPSYVLGGRSMQIVYDEAGLLEYMHSAVKASPNHPVLIDKYLADAIEVDADAIADGQTVVVAGIMEHIEEAGVHSGDSACSLPPYTLDKAIVRDIERQMRLLALELGVVGLMNAQFAVKGQTIYVLEVNPRGSRTVPFVSKAIGVPLAKLAMKVMMGKTLAELGFTGAPLPGHFSVKEAVFPFNKFPGVDVLLGPEMKSTGEVMGIDADFGWAFAKSQAGAGAVLPTSGTAFISVKESDRPAALEVGRLLNKLGMRLQGTSGTAEYLREHGLPVEVVNKVTEGRPHIVDHIKNGSVAFVVNTVRTASAHVDSLSIRREALHRGVPYFTTMRGAHAAVMGIEAIAKKDLTIRTLQEYHQA; this is translated from the coding sequence ATGCCAAAACGCACGGACATTCAATCAATCCTCATGATCGGCTCCGGCCCGATTGTCATCGGGCAAGCCTGTGAATTCGATTATTCCGGCACGCAGGCCTGCAAAGCGCTGAAAGCGGAAGGGTATAAAGTCATCCTGATCAACAGCAATCCGGCGACGATCATGACGGACCCGGAGATGGCCGATCGGACGTATGTCGAACCGATTACCTTGGACGTGGTTGAGAAGGTGATCGATCGCGAACGTCCGGATGCCTTGCTGCCGACCATGGGCGGACAAACGGCCCTCAACACCACCATGGGGTTGGTAAAACGAGGAGTCCTCGAAAAGTACGGGGTCGCTCTCATCGGCGCTTCGGCCGAAGCCATTCACAAAGCGGAGGACCGGGAAGCGTTCAAGCAGGCGATGCATAGAATCGGCTTGCGGGTGCCGAAGAGCGGCACGGCGCGCGCGCGACAGGAAGCCTTGACCATTCTCGATACCGTCGGGTTCCCCGCCATTATTCGGCCGTCCTTCACCATGGGAGGAACCGGCGGAAACATCGCCTATAATCGGGAGGAATTCGAGAGATTGATCGATTGGGCGCTGGTCATGAGTCCGGTCAGTCAGGCGCTGATCGAAGAATCGGTCATCGGATGGAAAGAGTACGAACTGGAGGTCATGCGCGACTTGAAGGACAACGTCGTCATCGTGTGCCCGATTGAGAACTTCGATCCGATGGGTGTGCACACGGGAGACAGCATTACGGTCGCCCCGGCCATGACGTTGACGGACAAAGAATATCAACGGATGCGGGATGCGGCTCTTCGTATCATCAGAGAGATCGGGGTCGATACGGGAGGGTCCAATATCCAGTTCGGTGTCAACCCGACCGACGGAGAGATGGTCGTCATCGAGATGAATCCTCGGGTGTCACGGAGCTCCGCGTTGGCGTCGAAGGCGACCGGGTTTCCAATCGCCAAGATTGCCGCCAAACTGGCCGTCGGATACACATTGGATGAAATTACCAATGACATCACCGGTGTCACGAAGGCGTCATTCGAACCGACGATCGACTATGTGGTGGTCAAGATCCCGAGATTCGCCTTTCAGAAGTTCAAGGGGGCCGATCCGACCTTGACCACGCAGATGAAGTCGGTCGGAGAAGTGATGGCCATCGGCCGCACCTTCAAGGAGTCTTTGCAAAAGGCCATTCGCTCGCTTGAATTGGACTTGAACGGGTTGGCGTCCCGGTTCGGACTGGATCGAGGAGTTCCGGCCGGGTTGAACCGGCCGGAAGCGATCGAGAAGCTGAGCCGAGCGCTGCGGACACCGTTGCCGGAACGACTATGGTACGTCGCCGATGCCATGCGCGTGGGATTCACGGACGAAGAACTGTTTGCCACGACCAAAATAGATCCTTGGTTTTTGGATCAAGTCAGACAGTTGGTGGATTTTGAACGAAAACTGGTCGGCCGTGCCGCGGACCCGGAATCCGTCTTGGCCGGCGAGTTGTTGTGGGAGGCGAAAGAGCTCGGATTCTCTGATGATCGGATCGCGCAATTGCTGGGATGCGAGGTGGCAGCGGTCCGGAGGGCGCGGACACAACCGGGAGTGCGAGGGGTCACCTACAAACGGGTGGACACCTGTGCGGCGGAATTCGAGGCGAAGACGCCCTATCTCTACTCGACGTACGGCCGTGAATGCGAGGCGCAGCCGTCGGACCGGCAAAAGGTCGTGATTCTCGGTGGCGGCCCGAATCGGATCGGCCAAGGCATCGAGTTCGACTACTGTTGCGTCCATGCGGCGATGGCGCTTCGAGAAGAAGCGGTCGACACGATCATGGTGAACTGCAACCCGGAGACCGTGAGTACGGATTACGACACGTCGGATCGGCTGTATTTCGAGCCGCTGACGCATGAAGACGTCCTCAATATCGTCCATCGAGAGCAGCCGGTCGGAGTGGTCTTGCAGTTCGGCGGGCAGACGCCCTTGAAATTGGCGCTGCCGCTCGCGAAGGCCGGTGTGAAAATTTTGGGCACCAGTCCTGATGCCATCGATCTGGCGGAAGACCGGGAACGATTTCGGGATCTCCTCAATCGTCTGGGTCTAAGGCAGGCGGACAGTGGAACTGCCCGATCCGTTGAGGAAGCGGTGAAGATCGCCGGGCAAATCAGCTATCCGGTCATGGTTCGTCCCTCCTATGTGTTGGGAGGGCGCTCGATGCAGATCGTGTATGACGAGGCCGGCTTGCTGGAATACATGCACTCGGCGGTCAAAGCGTCGCCCAATCATCCGGTGTTGATCGACAAATACCTCGCCGACGCCATCGAAGTCGATGCCGATGCCATTGCGGACGGACAAACCGTGGTGGTGGCGGGAATCATGGAGCATATCGAAGAAGCCGGAGTTCATTCCGGCGATTCCGCCTGCTCGTTGCCTCCGTATACGTTGGACAAGGCCATTGTGCGCGACATCGAGCGGCAAATGCGCTTGTTGGCGCTGGAGCTCGGCGTCGTCGGACTGATGAACGCCCAGTTTGCCGTGAAAGGCCAAACCATCTACGTGTTGGAAGTGAACCCCCGCGGGTCTCGAACGGTGCCGTTCGTCAGTAAGGCGATCGGCGTTCCGCTCGCCAAGTTGGCGATGAAAGTGATGATGGGGAAAACCCTCGCGGAGCTTGGCTTTACGGGTGCTCCGCTGCCGGGGCATTTCTCGGTCAAAGAAGCGGTCTTTCCGTTCAACAAATTCCCCGGCGTGGATGTGCTGTTGGGACCGGAGATGAAATCGACCGGAGAGGTGATGGGCATCGACGCCGATTTCGGATGGGCCTTTGCGAAATCTCAAGCCGGAGCGGGGGCGGTGCTGCCGACGTCCGGAACCGCCTTCATCAGTGTGAAAGAATCCGATCGCCCTGCCGCCCTTGAGGTGGGGCGACTCCTGAACAAACTCGGAATGCGTCTTCAGGGAACGAGCGGGACGGCGGAGTATCTGCGCGAACACGGCCTTCCGGTCGAGGTCGTCAACAAGGTGACGGAAGGCAGACCGCATATCGTTGATCATATCAAGAACGGCTCCGTCGCGTTCGTCGTGAACACGGTTCGGACCGCTTCGGCTCATGTCGATTCGTTGTCCATCAGACGGGAGGCGCTCCACCGCGGCGTGCCGTATTTTACGACCATGCGAGGAGCCCATGCGGCGGTCATGGGCATCGAAGCGATTGCAAAAAAGGATCTCACGATTCGAACATTACAAGAGTATCATCAGGCTTAA